The following coding sequences are from one Xiphias gladius isolate SHS-SW01 ecotype Sanya breed wild chromosome 14, ASM1685928v1, whole genome shotgun sequence window:
- the mrpl34 gene encoding 39S ribosomal protein L34, mitochondrial isoform X1, translating to MNTILSSFSRLGGITHFSSSIPAGNLATTGTFHLRLFSNWIVSRAAAGPQISRCGPLSSQAEGSGLFQQLPWQYQQVRTRKRGTEYQPKNIKRKRTHGWIKRISSQGGIEVILRRMLKGRKSLSH from the exons ATGAACACTATACTGTCGTCTTTTTCCCGCCTGGGTGGAATAACCCATTTCAGCAG CAGCATCCCTGCAGGGAACCTTGCAACAACAGGCACATTCCACCTCAGGTTATTCAGCAACTGGATTGTGTCCAGAGCAGCTGCAGGACCTCAGATTTCCAGGTGCGGGCCGCTTTCTTCACAAGCTGAGGGTTCAGGACTGTTCCAGCAACTTCCGTGGCAATACCAGCAGGTACGGACACGGAAAAGAGGCACAGAGTATCAGCCTAAGAACATCAAACGCAAGAGGACCCACGGCTGGATCAAGAGGATCAGCTCACAAGGAGGCATTGAAGTGATTCTACGGCGCATGTTGAAGGGAAGGAAATCACTCTCACACTGA
- the LOC120799513 gene encoding protein ABHD8-like isoform X2, translating into MLTSIAEGILCCLTGKAASLVLPLESSEPSDGFEFVEVKPGRVLRVRHIIPERQPSVTEDQVAGKEKTDGDCDDGSSPEDNENNIGSSVHCKRKITVYRNGQLVIENLGDVLHSEILQCQDGDLEPCSTVEVELADYKEMASSPDPNPVPPPVPPPHGEQKPAPPPRRRRRKPKRTVFIDSKRVISSCKGTHSDVALFFVHGVGGSLDIWSSQLDFFSRLGYEVIAPDLAGHGASTAPQIAAAYTFYALAEDLRSIFKRYARKRNILIGHSYGVSFCTFLAHEYPDLVHKVVMINGGGPTALEPSLCSIFQLPSCVLHCLSPCLAWSFLKAGFARQGAKEKQLLKQGNAFNVSPFVLRAMMSGQYWPEGDEVYHAELTVPILLVHGMCDKFVPMDEDQRMAEILLFAFLKVIEEGSHMVMMECPDTVNTLLHEFFLWEPDMSRKDSSKTDTEKTVAVSDTLHTLKINKPMDK; encoded by the exons ATGCTGACCAGCATTGCTGAAGGGATACTGTGCTGCCTGACTGGGAAGGCTGCCAGTCTGGTCTTGCCCCTGGAGTCGTCAGAACCCTCTGATGGATTTGAGTTTGTGGAGGTGAAACCTGGGAGAGTACTGCGAGTGCGGCACATTATCCCTGAGCGTCAGCCCTCAGTGACGGAAGACCAAGTTGCAGGCAAGGAGAAGACGGATGGTGACTGCGATGATGGAAGCTCTCCTGAAGATAATGAGAACAATATCGGCAGCAGTGTCCACTGTAAGAGGAAGATCACAGTCTACCGCAACGGCCAGCTGGTGATTGAGAATCTTGGTGATGTTTTGCACTCTGAGATCCTGCAGTGTCAGGATGGGGATCTGGAGCCCTGTAGCActgtggaggtggagctggctGACTACAAAGAAATGGCCTCTTCTCCAGACCCCAACCCTGTTCCTCCTCCGGTTCCTCCACCTCATGGGGAACAGAAACCGGCTCCACCTCCTCGCCGCCGCCGTCGCAAGCCCAAGCGCACGGTGTTTATCGACTCAAAGAGGGTGATCTCAAGCTGCAAAGGGACGCACTCAGATGTAGCGCTGTTCTTTGTGCATGGCGTGGGCGGCTCTCTGGACATTTGGAGCAGCCAACTGGACTTCTTCTCTCGGCTGGGTTATGAGGTGATTGCGCCTGATCTGGCGGGGCACGGAGCCAGCACTGCCCCACAGATTGCAGCAGCTTATACATTTTATGCCCTGGCAGAGGACCTACGTTCCATCTTTAAGAGATACGCTCGTAAACGCAACATTCTCATTGGCCACTCATATGG AGTGTCATTTTGCACCTTCCTGGCCCATGAATATCCTGATTTGGTCCATAAGGTGGTGATGATCAATGGAGGGGGTCCCACCGCTCTGGAGCCTAGCCTCTGCTCCATCTTCCAGCTGCCATCTTGCGTCCTTCACTGTCTGTCACCCTGTCTGGCCTGGAGCTTTCTCAA AGCTGGATTTGCCCGTCAGGGTGCCAAAGAAAAGCAGCTGTTAAAGCAGGGCAATGCCTTCAATGTGTCACCGTTCGTCCTGCGAGCCATGATGAGTGGCCAGTACTGGCCTGAGGGGGATGAGGTCTACCATGCCGAGCTCACGGTGCCCATCCTTCTGGTTCATGGCATGTGTGACAAGTTTGTGCCCATGGATGAGGACCAGCGCATGGCAGAG ATCCTCCTGTTTGCATTCCTAAAAGTCATTGAGGAAGGAAGTCACATGGTCATGATGGAGTGTCCTGACACTGTCAACACCCTCCTCCATGAGTTCTTTCTATGGGAGCCTGACATGTCCAGAAAAGACAGCAgcaagacagacacagagaagacaGTTGCTGTCAGTGACACGCTccacacactgaaaatcaaTAAGCCTATGGACAAATAA
- the mrpl34 gene encoding 39S ribosomal protein L34, mitochondrial isoform X2, with translation MNTILSSFSRLGGITHFSSIPAGNLATTGTFHLRLFSNWIVSRAAAGPQISRCGPLSSQAEGSGLFQQLPWQYQQVRTRKRGTEYQPKNIKRKRTHGWIKRISSQGGIEVILRRMLKGRKSLSH, from the exons ATGAACACTATACTGTCGTCTTTTTCCCGCCTGGGTGGAATAACCCATTTCAGCAG CATCCCTGCAGGGAACCTTGCAACAACAGGCACATTCCACCTCAGGTTATTCAGCAACTGGATTGTGTCCAGAGCAGCTGCAGGACCTCAGATTTCCAGGTGCGGGCCGCTTTCTTCACAAGCTGAGGGTTCAGGACTGTTCCAGCAACTTCCGTGGCAATACCAGCAGGTACGGACACGGAAAAGAGGCACAGAGTATCAGCCTAAGAACATCAAACGCAAGAGGACCCACGGCTGGATCAAGAGGATCAGCTCACAAGGAGGCATTGAAGTGATTCTACGGCGCATGTTGAAGGGAAGGAAATCACTCTCACACTGA
- the LOC120799513 gene encoding protein ABHD8-like isoform X1: MLFMQVSAMLTSIAEGILCCLTGKAASLVLPLESSEPSDGFEFVEVKPGRVLRVRHIIPERQPSVTEDQVAGKEKTDGDCDDGSSPEDNENNIGSSVHCKRKITVYRNGQLVIENLGDVLHSEILQCQDGDLEPCSTVEVELADYKEMASSPDPNPVPPPVPPPHGEQKPAPPPRRRRRKPKRTVFIDSKRVISSCKGTHSDVALFFVHGVGGSLDIWSSQLDFFSRLGYEVIAPDLAGHGASTAPQIAAAYTFYALAEDLRSIFKRYARKRNILIGHSYGVSFCTFLAHEYPDLVHKVVMINGGGPTALEPSLCSIFQLPSCVLHCLSPCLAWSFLKAGFARQGAKEKQLLKQGNAFNVSPFVLRAMMSGQYWPEGDEVYHAELTVPILLVHGMCDKFVPMDEDQRMAEILLFAFLKVIEEGSHMVMMECPDTVNTLLHEFFLWEPDMSRKDSSKTDTEKTVAVSDTLHTLKINKPMDK, from the exons ATGTTGTTTATGCAGGTAAGTGCCATGCTGACCAGCATTGCTGAAGGGATACTGTGCTGCCTGACTGGGAAGGCTGCCAGTCTGGTCTTGCCCCTGGAGTCGTCAGAACCCTCTGATGGATTTGAGTTTGTGGAGGTGAAACCTGGGAGAGTACTGCGAGTGCGGCACATTATCCCTGAGCGTCAGCCCTCAGTGACGGAAGACCAAGTTGCAGGCAAGGAGAAGACGGATGGTGACTGCGATGATGGAAGCTCTCCTGAAGATAATGAGAACAATATCGGCAGCAGTGTCCACTGTAAGAGGAAGATCACAGTCTACCGCAACGGCCAGCTGGTGATTGAGAATCTTGGTGATGTTTTGCACTCTGAGATCCTGCAGTGTCAGGATGGGGATCTGGAGCCCTGTAGCActgtggaggtggagctggctGACTACAAAGAAATGGCCTCTTCTCCAGACCCCAACCCTGTTCCTCCTCCGGTTCCTCCACCTCATGGGGAACAGAAACCGGCTCCACCTCCTCGCCGCCGCCGTCGCAAGCCCAAGCGCACGGTGTTTATCGACTCAAAGAGGGTGATCTCAAGCTGCAAAGGGACGCACTCAGATGTAGCGCTGTTCTTTGTGCATGGCGTGGGCGGCTCTCTGGACATTTGGAGCAGCCAACTGGACTTCTTCTCTCGGCTGGGTTATGAGGTGATTGCGCCTGATCTGGCGGGGCACGGAGCCAGCACTGCCCCACAGATTGCAGCAGCTTATACATTTTATGCCCTGGCAGAGGACCTACGTTCCATCTTTAAGAGATACGCTCGTAAACGCAACATTCTCATTGGCCACTCATATGG AGTGTCATTTTGCACCTTCCTGGCCCATGAATATCCTGATTTGGTCCATAAGGTGGTGATGATCAATGGAGGGGGTCCCACCGCTCTGGAGCCTAGCCTCTGCTCCATCTTCCAGCTGCCATCTTGCGTCCTTCACTGTCTGTCACCCTGTCTGGCCTGGAGCTTTCTCAA AGCTGGATTTGCCCGTCAGGGTGCCAAAGAAAAGCAGCTGTTAAAGCAGGGCAATGCCTTCAATGTGTCACCGTTCGTCCTGCGAGCCATGATGAGTGGCCAGTACTGGCCTGAGGGGGATGAGGTCTACCATGCCGAGCTCACGGTGCCCATCCTTCTGGTTCATGGCATGTGTGACAAGTTTGTGCCCATGGATGAGGACCAGCGCATGGCAGAG ATCCTCCTGTTTGCATTCCTAAAAGTCATTGAGGAAGGAAGTCACATGGTCATGATGGAGTGTCCTGACACTGTCAACACCCTCCTCCATGAGTTCTTTCTATGGGAGCCTGACATGTCCAGAAAAGACAGCAgcaagacagacacagagaagacaGTTGCTGTCAGTGACACGCTccacacactgaaaatcaaTAAGCCTATGGACAAATAA
- the LOC120799165 gene encoding anoctamin-8-like has product MQAAGTGAAGTDATVNSGSSGSGGSTADVDDGDGAGERMERTAPSEQQHRTSGNQHQPPPPPQQHQQQQQQQQQTSSTPTGVLDKLFGKSLLQARHYIMSRKSWLKMVPTENCDILMTFPDTIDDHTLLWLLNQIRVGIPQVSIQIRQHKHTQAHAFFITTTFENLLQGAEQMGMHKAVKPQYGGGMRRFSCEEDNIYENIDSELCFFTSQERQSIIKYWLDNLRAKQGEMLHNIHFLEGQPIIPELVARGVIHQMFPLHEQRILNQLMTSWVQAVCERQPLDDICDYFGVKIGMYFAWLGFYTNCMLYPAVIGFLLWILAEADQTSQDICCVVFALFNVVWATLFLERWKRREAELAYRWGTLDTPTESLEEPRPQFRGVKRYSPITGCEEFYYPPWKRALFRWLVSLPICLLCLCFVFLAMLLCLELQEVVMEIQELPGITRFIPKILLAITVTICDEVYKKIAYWLNDMENYRLQSAYENNLIIKMVFFEFINSYLSLFYIGFYLKDMERLKEMLATLLIFRQFLQNIKEVLQPYLYEQNKLGVFTPKVLWELLQAIMLKYGRLALGKAQASMTAYSFLGNRGIPVSHTASDNPEPKRRGDLKAGFRLTEEEWDMNDSVLKQRKVSFTEKVDYQDVTTETQPGDDSFLEDSPTLVEEGMDPSSIFDSCDEDSDCELLAQESDTLCQKRKTVGEGKEDKKSWIDPPEEPKTVTLTQAEIESCMQTYEDTLQDYQEMFIQFGYVVLFSSAFPLAAMCALINNIIEIRSDALKLCTGLQRPFGQRVENIGQWQTAMEAMGLIAIIVNCYLIGQCGQLQRLFPWLSPEMTIISIVLLEHFAILLKYVIHVAIPDIPGWVAEEMAKLEYRRREAFKKHEQQAQQHFQQQLRRRREEEELQRQAELQAEARQESEYHKADTQHQHHHDKAPGGKPGDKPKRPSSLLGNNNVMKLKQIIPLQGKFSSGTSRSPAQSPTGGEAKLPGFLKFLKSPEVKKEPAVAVGGTPGSTVTSSVPPSGQERSQSPNRTFSPGKLFSFSKSEGTVVCVNGTQPLTQAANIQPNRYDLNTTPEELLSNESDKGESRQLTDSENSGSKS; this is encoded by the exons aTAAATTGTTTGGTAAGAGCCTTCTCCAGGCCAGACACTACATTATGTCTCGGAAGTCCTGGCTGAAGATGGTGCCCACCGAAAACTGTGATATCCTGATGACATTCCCAG ATACAATAGACGATCACACTCTGCTGTGGCTCCTGAATCAGATTCGTGTTGGAATCCCACAGGTCAGCATTCAGATTCGACAGCATAAACACACCCAGGCGCACGCCTTCTTCATCACGACAACATTTGAGAA TTTACTGCAAGGAGCAGAGCAGATGGGCATGCACAAGGCTGTTAAACCGCAATATGGTGGTGGGATGCGGCGCTTTTCCTGCGAGGAGGACAATATCTATGAGAACATAGATAGCGAGCTCTGCTTCTTTACCTCACAG GAGCGTCAGAGCATCATTAAGTACTGGCTGGACAACCTGCGGGCCAAACAGGGGGAGATGCTTCACAACATTCACTTCCTGGAGGGACAGCCAATCA TTCCAGAGCTGGTGGCTCGGGGGGTGATCCATCAAATGTTTCCTCTCCATGAGCAGAGGATCCTCAACCAGTTGATGACATCTTGGGTCCAGGCTGTATGTGAAAGGCAGCCCCTGG ATGATATCTGTGACTACTTTGGAGTGAAGATCGGCATGTATTTTGCCTGGCTGGGTTTCTACACCAACTGCATGCTTTACCCTGCTGTCATCGGCTTCCTGCTCTGGATACTAGCAGAGGCCGATCAG ACCAGTCAGGATATCTGCTGTGTGGTTTTTGCCCTCTTCAACGTTGTGTGGGCGACGCTGTTTCTGGAGCGCTGGAAGAGGCGAGAGGCAGAGCTGGCCTACAGGTGGGGCACTTTGGACACCCCCACCGAGTCCTTGGAGGAGCCCAGGCCACAGTTCAGG gGTGTAAAGCGCTATAGTCCCATAACAGGCTGCGAGGAGTTCTACTATCCACCCTGGAAGAGAGCCCTGTTCAGATGGCTGGTCAGCCTGCCCAtctgcctcctctgtctctgttttgtcttcctCGCTATGCTCCTCTGCCTGGAACTGCAG GAAGTGGTGATGGAGATTCAAGAGCTACCTGGTATTACAAGATTCATTCCTAAGATACTTCTGGCCATTACTGTAACCATATGTGATGAAGTGTATAAGAAGATTGCCTACTGGCTCAATGACATGG AGAACTATAGACTTCAGAGTGCCTATGAGAATAATCTCATCATCAAGATGGTTTTT tttgaatTCATCAACTCTTACCTTAGCCTTTTCTACATTGGATTCTACCTCAAGGACATGGAGCGACTTAAGGAG ATGCTGGCCACTCTACTGATTTTTCGCCAGTTCCTACAGAACATCAAAGAGGTCCTCCAGCCGTATCTCTATGAGCAAAACAAGCTGGGTGTCTTCACCCCAAAGGTGCTTTGGGAGCTACTCCAAGCCATCATGCTCAAATATGGCCGTCTGGCTCTGGGAAAGGCCCAAGCCTCAATGACAGCCTATTCCTTCCTGGGTAACAGAGGGATCCCTGTCAGCCACACAGCTAGTGATAACCCAGAGCCGAAGAGAAGAGGGGATCTGAAAGCCGGATTCAGGCTCACAGAAGAAGAGTGGGACATGAATGACAGTGTTCTAAAACAACGTAAAGTCAGCTTTACTGAGAAGGTTGACTACCAGGACGtcacaacagaaacacagccAGGGGACGACAGCTTCCTTGAGGACAGTCCTACACTGGTAGAGGAAGGGATGGATCCATCAAGTATTTTTGACAGTTGTGATGAGGACAGTGATTGTGAATTGCTGGCTCAA GAATCTGACACTCTCTGTCAGAAAAGAAAGACTGTAGGTGAGGGGAAAGAGGACAAGAAATCGTGGATTGATCCGCCAGAAGAACCCAAAACTGTCACTCTGACCCAGGCTGAGATTGAGAGCTGTATGCAGACATATGAG GACACTCTCCAGGACTACCAGGAGATGTTCATTCAGTTTGGCTATGTGGTGCTCTTCTCCTCTGCGTTTCCCTTGGCGGCCATGTGCGCTCTTATCAACAACATCATTGAGATCCGCAGTGATGCCCTTAAGCTCTGTACCGGTCTTCAGAGGCCCTTCGGACAGAGAGTGGAGAACATCGGACAATGGCag ACTGCAATGGAGGCTATGGGCTTGATAGCCATCATAGTTAACTGTTACCTGATTGGTCAGTGTGGGCAGCTGCAGCGTCTGTTCCCCTGGTTGAGCCCTGAGATGACCATCATCTCCATTGTCTTACTGGAG CACTTTGCAATCCTCCTAAAGTACGTCATCCATGTTGCCATCCCTGATATCCCTGGCTGGGTAGCAGAAGAGATGGCCAAGCTAGAGTACCGACGAAGGGAAGCTTTCAAG AAGCATGAGCAGCAGGCCCAGCAAcacttccagcagcagctcagacGCCGgcgtgaggaggaggagcttcAGCGTCAGGCTGAGCTGCAGGCCGAGGCCCGTCAGGAGAGCGAGTACCACAAGGCAGACACACAGCACCAGCATCACCACGACAAAGCACCGGGGGGCAAACCAGGGGACAAGCCTAAGAGACCTAGCTCTCTGCTGGGAAACAACAATGTGATGAAGCTGAAACAGATCATCCCTCTTCAGGGGAAGTTCTCCTCCGGCACCTCACGCTCACCGGCCCAGTCCCCAACAGGAGGTGAGGCAAAGCTACCAGGATTTCTGAAGTTCCTGAAATCGCCTGAGGTGAAGAAAGAGCCGGCAGTGGCAGTTGGAGGAACGCCAGGGTCGACAGTGACCTCTTCAGTTCCCCCTAGTGGCCAGGAGAGGTCACAGTCCCCCAACAGGACATTCAGTCCTGGGAAACTGTTCAGTTTCAGCAAGTCAGAGGgtactgttgtgtgtgtgaatgggacACAACCACTGACCCAGGCTGCTAACATTCAGCCCAACAGGTATGACTTAAACACAACCCCAGAGGAATTACTATCTAATGAGTCAGATAAAGGAGAATCAAGACAGTTGACTGATTCAGAAAACTCTGGCTCAAAGAGTTAA
- the LOC120798443 gene encoding DET1- and DDB1-associated protein 1-like — MEKGDFLKGLPVYNKNNFSRFHADSVCKASNRRPSVYLPTREYPSEQVIVTEKTNILLRYLHQQWDKKNAAKKREQEHAEGENMAPPRKIARIDSRELNEDS, encoded by the exons ATGGAGAAG GGAGATTTCCTAAAGGGACTACCTGTctacaacaaaaataacttcAGCAGGTTCCATGCAGACTCTGTGTGTAAAGCATCA AACCGCCGACCATCTGTGTATCTTCCAACTCGAGAATATCCATCAGAGCAGG TCATAGTCACAGAGAAGACAAACATCTTGTTGCGATATCTTCATCAACAGTGGGACAAAAAG AATGCAGCAAAAAAGCGAGAGCAGGAACACGCAGAGGGGGAGAACATGGCGCCTCCAAGAAAAATTGCCAGAATAGACAGCCGGGAGCTGAATGAGGATTCATAA